The following coding sequences are from one Rutidosis leptorrhynchoides isolate AG116_Rl617_1_P2 chromosome 11, CSIRO_AGI_Rlap_v1, whole genome shotgun sequence window:
- the LOC139876126 gene encoding uncharacterized protein, with protein MAHQLMVVIVGDPTLCMYVSRPPLGEAAKEVLGVAVGILRGHRSDRESWWLSDEVQSKVALKQLRFRELITCREGTPAGRTRVEERYKEAKREAKKAVARVKEKAYEDLYRKLDSKEGANDIYRIAKAREQRRRDLDNTKFIKNEAGQTLVKEDEILEKMERNNTDGGRINQEEVRSALREMGRNKAVGPNQIPVQAWRCLGDDGLRWLTCLFNKTYQSSKMPMEWRVSEIIPSIRTTGMLKPAGALR; from the exons ATGGCTCACCAACTGATGGTTGTGATCGTCGGTGACCCtactttatgtatgtatgtatcg CGTCCACCATTAGGAGAGGCAGCCAAGGAAGTCTTGGGTGTGGCAGTAGGAATATTGAGAGGACATAGGTCGGATAGAGAATCATGGTGGCTTAGTGACGAGGTTCAAAGCAAAGTCGCACTTAAGCAACTAAGATTTAGGGAGCTCATCACTTGTCGGGAAGGGACTCCGGCGGGTAGAACTAGGGTTGAAGAGAGATATAAAGAAGccaaaagagaagctaagaaggctgtAGCCCGTGTAAAAGAAAAGGCATATGAAGATTTATATAGGAAACTAGACTCCAAAGAAGGAGCAAATGATATCTAcaggatagccaaagctagggagcaAAGGCGCAGAGACCTAGATAACACCAAGTTTATCAAAAATGAAGCTGGTCAAACTTTAGTAAAGGAAGATGAAATTTTAGAAAAGATGGAAAGG AATAACACAGATGGTGGGAGGATCAACCAAGAGGAAGTAAGATCGGCACTACGAGAGATGGGGAGAAATAAAGCTGTAGGACCGAATCAGATCCCCGTCCAGGCGTGGCGGTGCCTCGGCGACGATGGTCTTAGGTGGTTGACTTGCCTTTTCAACAAGACGTATCAAAGTTCTaaaatgcctatggaatggagagtGAGCGAGATTATTCCATCTATAAGAACAACGGGGATGCTCAAACCTGCG ggcgctcttcgATAG